One Deinococcus grandis DNA window includes the following coding sequences:
- a CDS encoding translocation/assembly module TamB domain-containing protein gives MTEPRPEDRDVTQDPAAPETAPPPRRRGRVWWWVLAVLGALLLILALLPTLLGGALLARFGTPAGVSADRVTGPLWAPNLSGVRVNIPGLKGEAGRVGVTVAGVNPLTRVVRLNVQASDAALNLKLQDLFGGGGGAGGGGGGWTVVLGGLDVQRTRLTVDGTGFNVPDGRFTVTPGQGGALAVRGATRDGDLNADVLVAEKAGANVFTVDLDADARVLNHYWPGVTAGRITGRYVLGDGPIVGDLRVTDAALRVPEAKFVTVTGISGTATHRGDDIRLKLAGQGWNGPVTATGGVDLKAQNWSVTADAAPTVSGLARALGTTGDGNLKLRVTAGGWSTVRVKAYAQGAGTLAGVGFSNANAEYTFLSEDGNVAGQTNDLAFSADTALGGSAQKLAGRWAFGREGRVSVNGTFAQKALDVEGRIDAKNLLSFDGQGLGGPLRGTFALEGSRLNAVLNPTFGAAGARVALSGTPDDLRARVTDGQAGPFTGLSGTAAFDRRGLRVDLGAASLNLDRNFRGTWAARNLSGNGVTLTGGGRIDLTGGDVTGTLNATVPGVPQPLQGPLDLNYVRQRGTFTAGAQQLSWNGDAFGLRARNLAVAGGLRVTGDVTVTNTLKAFGSLRAVGAGVTLSAVGNGTTAQLRGTSNGVTVLADADLRAPYRVQARVAGADIRGSVTLDRGVRFSLTTRGDTASGTVDGETITAKGRVNLGALRPLLPGLNPGGTLDLNLAGRGGSARVNAQAAGAAVRGTLTRQPGAGTPVTADLTVTSGSGAGRVAAQVAGRVFPDVQVGGTVQAQGQTLNARVSGPYGALRAAVTGRTGVLSFGGVTLPAQAVNLRGTLTPAVRVGGTWGDLTAAYDGRSGLVQVSGAQALTAFGQAGRVQGRASWAPGPGGSFRGAVNARGVLDQYTLAVNGPWNGLNLLVTDGEGLRAEGTASLPSGRYDVDVSGPLGNGLFVDGNVQGTGAEPRGQVAVRDAQGGRASVTLAGFDNLNLTASGLTLAGQRLEGTLTARNGVLDGRLNAGPFLVRADRGALRVTGSVAGQAVTATGRVRLPATLEGLNLRVTGPYFTAAATGGVADLRGTLTVKPQRFAAGPTALSVPGQSFPLRASLTGLRATVGGLTYAGGTWAGALGLRYALGSTPATEQAGTVQLAGQGTTTLLALPSGPLNGRVSVLPALGGTLSTSLAPFAAGLPADVRAALVPGQLEVALGGSSATLFTSGTRYLGDPLRLDARADWRSGLTVRGTLTHPGSRIPVAYGGAGLTVRSAVLDARVLSPVLDGVRGRIALNLSVPDLDFTRATGRADVNVQAAGQAARGSVSLLRGQVSANLSSTLGGQALSVRGPLYPQANAAVTFEDLRAALTGRAGPGAGDALTLRVNGSYAGKAVNVTATGVALTGGAARVTLGGSVAGAALDLSAAQRSGAGLGAWTLSGSANAGDLRPLLGQAGRASVTLGGTLADVRATAQGEVGGVTFRAPARFAGGVLRLDGAQAELAQGTVRAGGPVFPALKLDAKATLTDLLPGTYTAQVRGSLSRPDVTVQGRLTDGPSGLRAAGTRVSAHLLGGAYRAVFTGAPLAGEVRGDLGTGALGGLQRVALTLNAALVTADTDVRLRGPIGWNARTGFSGSLRAVGDVPGGPLDALLDGAPTGDLTVAATLGTGVREARVTGRLPASLPLRPGGTLTLASFDAGALWGRAEQLRLSGAATLSGASWSALNAAFSGAVQDTQGDLSGALSARYAAGNARVQLTGARTSGLATLDNGRYAASLRLDGLRAARLLPAGLDVDALTVAGTLTASGTLSGGLEALNAQNLAVKGEQAQAGPFSLYGRAAFDPRADVLSADLSGSLRDGVLRAQGSLPGGLRVTARDLSAAYLNAASLGSGTLGADLTFTGRAADPAVAGRVTLTTDQLEALITASGRVLDPRLNARAALKGSLGGTVYAEASDLDLSAGTLRARLYGTVSSGDTRATLDLNGVWPRLSGSVRASVAGLPDPVTLTGDGRGTYALAAGRLGAGTLSLTPGANLVPALAGRLSVTPLPLVGGAGEATLSASLGGTLVSPTLAGTLSTRGAALAGITLGDLGGTLSGTLAGVKGTLTQTGRTVATLDGSRVTLIGLSAAAFGSQLEASGSAALDGTADLTVDASGTLAGRVQLTNRAQALGARGNLSGPQGLRAALDVTADRLGGWRGSARVTGGPAGILTQPLTLRLSGPLGTPLAQGEAGLLGAGARVVASARGVQLRLVDGPQAQGSGVLEARPGARGEWALLGTASLTRPEGAVTVTADGTLADPRAQLSVRRGEWRASGSASLKAADLNVSDGLVDGSLRWQTGQLAANLPGLNLGRLGITGLSGLLTATGSVNTDTTSGRVALSVRELDTPYAAPYLGVALRGSLDGDVTLDGGRPTVNLTAALRAGTLTLRAAQGPEVWTGTLTGRLTQDDGRLDVNVRAAADGLRGTLGVTAYPLDVAGQTVRLSGTLNLDGQTFVADLRGGNDMGSADLSASGGVADLIPALEGVLAVQPTGDGYTLRATLDELEVRDLKIAPALSGRVSGEANLRGGGGTFVLRADALTVGTKTLPARLEGTQVGSDWRIRGFLGESDFTAGLGGGEVFGQGSLRALPVGALVGAFTGETPGEGVVTGVARFRFPLADPAAGTLNVVAERIRVSATSGTGEGAVTETLTGSGTLDFASRELRGVNIQLGGAGTWDVRGQYTRENVNLSAQFTDTTFTPVLRLVPGLVDLTPSLKGTLTLSAAGTYDRPRGLLRAQNLQGSVAGLSLSVPQFAGDLPDSGAFTAGGRVLTGGTVGSGGTLNVAGQLTLGRLSGTRVTFAGLLAPQPLGALPDSSVTLAQQPDGRWTLDAQSRSTTAASGTGTLSLTGTLSPRWDLSLAARNYNLPLAIIYGRESALNADLRAVDDGSVIRVTGAADFARLVLGRVNAPATIPAPGQNKVDAATGRTTDNFVSPLPEEFTTFPQPQQDPAARPARPFLQRLVFEDIPIRAANGIRIDENLVRAEFTGSLTLAGSGDRPRLSGGVRSQRGFVYLRENEFALQDSSVTFSGDNLYPRFSVQASGTVTAVTTRQRVPVTLELSGEFVTRSGSPVLDLTTTLRCTAEGSSCADPDTGLPYGEAELYALVATGVPNLAALPSNLGALGSSAIQTALNVFVLGEFERTIANAFGLDVFRLTPQLSVEDGTVGATITLGSYLTRDLYLQYQVDLNGEGLINAEYTAPDSRFTFKVSTPLKGLNLQSIRPTFSVGYNVNDRTNVNFGVENGERGAVFRFGVRYLFGR, from the coding sequence GTGACGGAACCGCGCCCCGAAGACCGTGACGTGACGCAGGACCCCGCTGCTCCGGAGACCGCGCCCCCCCCGCGCCGCCGGGGCCGGGTGTGGTGGTGGGTTCTGGCTGTTCTGGGCGCCCTGCTGCTGATTCTGGCGCTGCTGCCCACCCTGCTGGGTGGGGCGCTCCTGGCGCGCTTCGGGACACCGGCAGGCGTCAGTGCGGACCGGGTCACGGGACCCCTGTGGGCGCCGAACCTGTCGGGCGTGCGCGTAAACATCCCGGGCCTGAAGGGTGAGGCGGGCCGCGTGGGCGTGACGGTCGCGGGCGTGAATCCCCTGACGCGCGTGGTGCGGCTGAACGTGCAGGCGTCCGACGCGGCGCTGAACCTGAAGTTGCAGGACCTGTTCGGCGGGGGCGGCGGCGCGGGGGGCGGCGGGGGCGGCTGGACGGTCGTGCTGGGCGGCCTGGACGTGCAGCGCACCCGCCTGACCGTGGACGGCACGGGCTTCAACGTCCCGGATGGGCGCTTCACGGTCACGCCGGGGCAGGGCGGGGCGCTGGCGGTGCGCGGCGCGACCCGTGACGGTGACCTGAACGCGGACGTGCTGGTGGCCGAGAAGGCAGGCGCGAACGTCTTCACGGTGGATCTGGACGCGGACGCGCGGGTGCTGAACCACTACTGGCCGGGCGTGACCGCCGGGCGCATCACCGGGCGCTACGTGCTCGGGGACGGCCCCATCGTGGGTGACCTGCGGGTGACGGACGCCGCGCTGCGCGTGCCGGAGGCGAAGTTCGTGACGGTCACGGGCATCAGCGGTACGGCCACGCACCGGGGGGACGACATCCGCCTGAAGCTCGCCGGGCAGGGCTGGAACGGCCCGGTCACCGCGACCGGTGGCGTGGACCTGAAGGCGCAGAACTGGTCGGTCACGGCCGACGCCGCACCGACCGTGTCGGGGCTGGCCCGCGCGCTGGGCACGACGGGGGACGGCAACCTGAAGTTGCGGGTCACGGCGGGCGGCTGGAGCACGGTGCGGGTGAAGGCGTACGCGCAGGGCGCTGGCACGCTGGCGGGCGTGGGCTTCAGCAACGCAAACGCCGAGTACACCTTCCTGAGCGAGGACGGGAACGTGGCCGGGCAGACGAACGATCTGGCGTTCAGCGCGGACACGGCGCTGGGCGGCTCGGCGCAGAAGCTCGCGGGTCGCTGGGCCTTCGGGCGCGAGGGCCGCGTGAGCGTGAACGGCACCTTCGCGCAGAAGGCGCTGGACGTCGAGGGCCGCATCGACGCGAAAAACCTCTTGAGCTTCGACGGGCAGGGCCTGGGCGGGCCGCTGCGTGGGACCTTCGCGCTGGAAGGCAGCCGACTGAACGCCGTGCTGAACCCCACCTTCGGCGCGGCGGGGGCACGCGTGGCCCTGAGCGGCACGCCGGACGATCTGCGGGCGCGCGTCACGGACGGACAGGCGGGGCCCTTCACGGGCCTGTCGGGGACGGCGGCTTTCGATCGCCGGGGCCTGCGCGTCGATCTGGGCGCGGCCAGCCTGAACCTGGACAGGAACTTCCGGGGCACCTGGGCCGCCCGGAACCTCTCCGGGAATGGCGTGACCCTGACCGGCGGGGGCCGCATCGACCTGACGGGCGGGGACGTGACGGGCACCCTGAACGCGACCGTGCCGGGCGTGCCGCAGCCACTGCAGGGGCCGCTGGACCTGAATTACGTGCGGCAGCGTGGGACGTTCACGGCAGGGGCTCAGCAGCTGAGCTGGAACGGGGACGCCTTCGGGCTGCGCGCCCGGAACCTCGCCGTGGCGGGCGGCCTGCGGGTCACGGGGGACGTGACGGTCACGAACACCCTGAAGGCCTTCGGGTCGCTGCGGGCCGTGGGGGCAGGCGTGACGCTGAGCGCGGTGGGCAACGGCACGACCGCGCAGCTGCGCGGCACGTCGAACGGCGTGACCGTCCTGGCCGACGCGGACCTGCGCGCCCCGTACCGCGTGCAGGCGCGCGTGGCGGGCGCGGACATCCGGGGGAGCGTGACGCTGGACCGCGGCGTGCGCTTCAGCCTGACCACGCGGGGCGACACGGCCAGCGGTACCGTGGACGGCGAGACCATCACCGCGAAGGGGCGCGTGAACCTGGGCGCGCTGCGGCCCCTGCTGCCGGGCCTGAACCCGGGCGGCACGCTGGACCTGAACCTCGCGGGGCGGGGCGGGTCGGCGCGCGTGAACGCGCAGGCGGCGGGCGCAGCGGTCCGGGGCACCCTGACCCGGCAGCCGGGCGCGGGCACGCCGGTCACGGCGGACCTGACCGTGACGTCGGGCAGCGGCGCGGGGCGCGTGGCGGCGCAGGTCGCGGGCCGCGTCTTCCCCGACGTACAGGTGGGCGGCACGGTGCAGGCGCAGGGGCAGACTCTGAACGCCCGCGTGAGCGGCCCGTACGGCGCGCTGAGGGCCGCCGTGACCGGCCGCACCGGCGTCCTGTCCTTCGGCGGCGTGACGCTGCCCGCGCAGGCAGTGAACCTGCGGGGCACCTTGACGCCCGCCGTGCGCGTCGGCGGCACCTGGGGTGACCTGACGGCCGCGTACGACGGCCGCAGCGGTCTGGTGCAGGTCAGCGGCGCGCAGGCCCTGACGGCCTTCGGGCAGGCTGGTCGCGTGCAGGGCCGCGCGTCCTGGGCACCCGGGCCGGGCGGCTCGTTCCGGGGCGCGGTGAACGCGCGCGGGGTGCTCGATCAGTACACCCTGGCGGTGAACGGCCCGTGGAACGGCCTGAACCTGCTCGTCACGGACGGCGAGGGCCTGCGCGCCGAGGGCACCGCCTCGCTGCCCAGCGGGCGGTACGACGTGGATGTCAGCGGGCCGCTCGGGAACGGGCTGTTCGTGGACGGGAACGTGCAGGGGACCGGCGCGGAGCCGCGCGGGCAGGTCGCGGTGCGGGACGCGCAGGGGGGCCGCGCGAGCGTGACCCTGGCGGGCTTCGACAACCTGAACCTGACGGCCAGTGGCCTCACGCTGGCCGGGCAGCGGCTGGAGGGGACCCTGACGGCCCGGAACGGCGTGCTGGATGGCCGCCTGAACGCCGGGCCGTTCCTGGTCCGCGCGGACCGCGGGGCGCTGCGCGTGACCGGCTCGGTCGCGGGGCAGGCCGTCACCGCGACCGGACGGGTGCGGCTGCCCGCCACGCTGGAGGGTCTGAACCTGCGCGTGACCGGCCCGTACTTCACGGCGGCGGCGACCGGGGGCGTCGCGGACCTGCGCGGCACCCTGACCGTGAAACCGCAGCGCTTCGCGGCGGGGCCGACCGCGCTGAGCGTGCCGGGGCAGTCGTTCCCGCTGCGCGCGTCGTTGACCGGGCTGCGCGCGACCGTGGGCGGCCTGACGTACGCGGGCGGCACCTGGGCGGGCGCGCTGGGCCTGCGCTACGCACTGGGGAGCACCCCCGCGACAGAACAGGCGGGTACCGTGCAGCTGGCCGGGCAGGGCACGACCACCCTGCTGGCGCTGCCTTCGGGGCCGCTGAACGGGCGGGTGTCGGTCCTCCCGGCGCTGGGGGGCACGCTGAGCACCAGTCTCGCGCCGTTCGCGGCGGGCCTCCCGGCGGACGTGCGCGCGGCACTCGTGCCGGGGCAGCTGGAGGTCGCGCTGGGCGGAAGCAGCGCCACGCTGTTCACGAGCGGCACCCGGTACCTGGGTGACCCGCTGCGGCTGGACGCCCGCGCGGACTGGCGCAGTGGTCTGACCGTGAGGGGCACCCTCACCCACCCGGGCTCGCGGATTCCGGTGGCGTACGGCGGCGCGGGCCTGACGGTCCGCAGCGCCGTGCTGGACGCCCGGGTGCTGAGCCCGGTGCTGGACGGCGTGCGCGGCCGCATCGCCCTGAACCTGAGCGTGCCGGATCTGGACTTCACGCGGGCGACCGGGCGCGCGGACGTGAACGTGCAGGCCGCCGGACAGGCGGCGCGCGGGAGCGTCAGCCTGCTGCGCGGGCAGGTCAGCGCGAACCTGAGCAGCACCCTGGGCGGGCAGGCGCTGAGCGTGCGCGGCCCGCTGTACCCGCAGGCGAACGCCGCCGTGACCTTCGAGGACCTGCGCGCCGCCCTGACCGGCCGCGCGGGGCCTGGGGCGGGGGACGCGCTGACCCTGCGAGTGAACGGGTCGTATGCCGGGAAGGCCGTGAACGTCACCGCGACCGGGGTGGCCCTGACGGGCGGCGCGGCGCGCGTGACCCTGGGCGGCAGCGTGGCGGGCGCGGCGCTGGACCTGAGTGCGGCGCAGCGGTCGGGTGCGGGCCTGGGGGCCTGGACCCTGAGTGGTTCGGCGAACGCGGGCGACCTGCGGCCCCTGCTGGGGCAGGCGGGCCGGGCGTCCGTCACACTGGGCGGCACCCTGGCCGACGTGCGCGCCACCGCGCAGGGCGAGGTGGGGGGCGTGACCTTCCGTGCCCCGGCGCGCTTCGCGGGCGGCGTGCTGCGTTTGGACGGCGCGCAGGCCGAACTCGCGCAGGGCACCGTGCGGGCGGGCGGGCCGGTGTTCCCGGCGCTGAAGCTGGACGCGAAGGCGACCCTGACGGACCTGCTGCCCGGTACGTACACGGCGCAGGTGCGTGGCAGCCTCTCCCGGCCGGACGTGACCGTGCAGGGCCGCCTGACGGACGGTCCGTCGGGGCTGCGCGCGGCGGGCACGCGCGTCTCGGCGCACCTGCTGGGCGGCGCGTACCGCGCGGTGTTCACGGGCGCCCCGCTGGCGGGCGAGGTGCGGGGCGACCTGGGCACCGGCGCGCTCGGTGGCCTGCAACGCGTCGCGCTGACCCTGAACGCGGCGCTCGTGACCGCCGACACGGACGTGCGGCTGCGCGGCCCGATCGGCTGGAACGCCCGCACGGGCTTCAGCGGGTCGCTGCGCGCGGTGGGTGACGTGCCCGGCGGGCCGCTGGACGCCCTGCTGGACGGGGCCCCCACGGGCGACCTGACCGTGGCTGCCACGCTGGGCACCGGCGTGCGTGAGGCCCGCGTGACCGGGCGCCTGCCCGCCAGCCTCCCGCTGCGGCCGGGCGGCACGTTGACCCTGGCGAGCTTCGACGCGGGCGCCCTGTGGGGCCGCGCGGAGCAGCTGCGCCTGAGCGGTGCGGCCACGCTGAGCGGCGCGTCGTGGAGCGCGCTGAACGCCGCGTTCAGCGGCGCCGTGCAGGACACGCAGGGGGACCTGAGCGGCGCCCTGAGCGCCCGCTACGCCGCCGGGAACGCCCGCGTGCAGCTGACCGGCGCACGCACGAGCGGACTGGCCACCCTGGACAACGGGCGCTATGCCGCGTCGCTGCGCCTGGACGGGCTGCGTGCCGCGCGGCTGCTGCCCGCCGGGCTGGACGTGGACGCCCTGACCGTGGCGGGCACCCTGACGGCCAGCGGCACCCTGTCCGGTGGGCTGGAGGCACTGAACGCACAGAACCTCGCGGTGAAGGGCGAGCAGGCGCAGGCCGGGCCGTTCAGCCTGTATGGCCGCGCCGCCTTCGATCCGCGCGCGGACGTCCTGAGCGCCGACCTGAGCGGCAGCCTGCGTGACGGCGTGCTGCGCGCCCAGGGCTCGCTGCCGGGTGGGCTGCGCGTGACCGCGCGCGACCTGAGCGCCGCGTACCTGAACGCCGCGTCGCTGGGGAGCGGCACGCTGGGCGCGGACCTGACCTTCACAGGCCGCGCCGCCGACCCGGCCGTGGCGGGCCGCGTGACGCTGACCACCGACCAGCTGGAGGCCTTGATCACCGCGTCGGGCCGGGTGCTCGACCCGCGCCTGAACGCCCGCGCGGCCCTGAAGGGCAGCCTGGGCGGCACGGTGTACGCCGAGGCGAGCGACCTCGACCTATCGGCGGGCACCCTGCGCGCCCGCCTGTACGGCACGGTCAGCAGCGGTGACACCCGCGCGACACTGGATCTGAACGGGGTGTGGCCGCGCCTGTCCGGCTCGGTGCGGGCCAGCGTGGCGGGCCTCCCGGACCCCGTGACCCTGACCGGCGACGGGCGCGGCACGTACGCGCTGGCGGCCGGGCGACTGGGTGCGGGCACGCTGAGCCTCACGCCGGGCGCGAACCTCGTCCCGGCGCTGGCGGGACGCCTGAGCGTCACGCCGCTGCCGCTGGTGGGCGGCGCGGGCGAGGCGACCCTGAGCGCCAGCCTGGGCGGCACGCTGGTCTCCCCCACCCTGGCGGGCACGCTGAGCACGCGCGGCGCGGCGCTGGCCGGGATCACGCTGGGCGACCTGGGCGGCACCCTGTCCGGCACGCTGGCCGGAGTGAAGGGGACACTGACTCAGACGGGCCGGACGGTCGCGACACTGGACGGCTCCCGCGTGACCCTGATCGGCCTGAGCGCGGCGGCCTTCGGCAGTCAGCTGGAGGCGTCGGGCAGTGCAGCCCTGGACGGCACCGCCGACCTGACCGTGGACGCCTCGGGCACCCTGGCGGGCCGCGTGCAACTCACGAACCGCGCGCAGGCGCTCGGTGCGCGCGGGAACCTCAGCGGACCGCAGGGTCTGCGCGCCGCGCTGGACGTCACCGCCGACCGCCTGGGCGGCTGGCGCGGCAGCGCGCGCGTCACGGGCGGCCCCGCCGGGATCCTGACGCAGCCGCTGACGCTGCGCCTGAGTGGCCCGCTGGGGACGCCACTGGCGCAGGGCGAGGCGGGCCTGCTCGGCGCGGGCGCCCGCGTGGTCGCCAGTGCACGCGGCGTGCAGCTGCGCCTCGTGGACGGCCCGCAGGCGCAGGGCAGCGGCGTGCTGGAAGCCCGTCCCGGCGCGCGCGGCGAGTGGGCCCTGCTGGGCACCGCCAGCCTGACCCGGCCCGAGGGTGCCGTGACCGTCACGGCGGACGGCACCCTGGCCGACCCGCGCGCGCAGCTGTCCGTGCGGCGCGGCGAGTGGCGCGCCAGCGGCAGCGCCAGCCTGAAGGCCGCCGACCTGAACGTCTCGGACGGACTGGTGGACGGCTCGCTGCGCTGGCAGACCGGGCAGCTCGCGGCGAACCTGCCGGGCCTGAACCTGGGCCGCCTGGGCATCACGGGCCTGTCGGGCCTGCTGACCGCCACGGGCAGCGTGAACACCGACACGACCTCGGGCCGCGTGGCGCTGAGCGTGCGGGAACTGGACACGCCGTACGCCGCGCCGTACCTGGGTGTGGCGCTGCGCGGCAGCCTGGACGGCGACGTGACCCTGGACGGGGGCCGCCCGACGGTGAACCTCACGGCGGCGCTGCGGGCCGGGACGCTGACGCTGCGGGCCGCGCAGGGCCCCGAGGTCTGGACCGGCACCCTGACGGGCCGCCTGACGCAGGACGACGGCCGCCTGGACGTGAACGTCCGCGCCGCCGCCGACGGGCTGCGCGGCACGCTGGGCGTGACCGCCTACCCGCTGGACGTGGCGGGCCAGACCGTGCGCCTGAGCGGCACGCTGAACCTCGACGGGCAGACGTTCGTCGCCGATCTGCGCGGCGGGAACGACATGGGCAGCGCGGACCTGAGCGCCTCGGGCGGCGTGGCGGACCTGATTCCCGCGCTGGAGGGCGTGCTCGCCGTGCAGCCCACCGGGGACGGGTACACGCTGCGCGCCACGCTGGACGAACTGGAGGTCCGGGACCTGAAGATCGCCCCGGCGCTGTCCGGCCGCGTGAGCGGCGAGGCGAACCTGCGCGGCGGGGGCGGCACGTTCGTGCTGCGCGCCGACGCACTGACCGTCGGCACGAAGACCCTCCCGGCCCGCCTGGAGGGCACGCAGGTCGGCAGCGACTGGCGCATCCGCGGCTTCCTGGGCGAGTCGGACTTCACGGCGGGCCTGGGCGGCGGCGAGGTGTTCGGGCAGGGCAGCCTACGCGCCCTGCCGGTGGGCGCGCTGGTGGGGGCCTTCACCGGGGAGACGCCCGGCGAGGGCGTCGTGACCGGCGTGGCCCGCTTCCGCTTCCCGCTGGCCGACCCGGCGGCCGGAACGCTGAACGTCGTGGCCGAACGCATCCGCGTGAGTGCCACGAGCGGCACCGGCGAAGGCGCCGTGACCGAGACCCTGACCGGGAGCGGCACGCTGGACTTCGCCAGCCGGGAGCTGCGCGGCGTGAACATCCAGCTGGGCGGCGCCGGCACCTGGGACGTGCGCGGCCAGTACACCCGCGAGAACGTGAACCTCAGCGCGCAGTTCACGGACACCACCTTCACGCCCGTGCTGCGGCTGGTGCCGGGCCTGGTGGACCTGACCCCCAGCCTGAAGGGCACCCTGACCCTCTCGGCGGCGGGGACGTACGACCGGCCGCGCGGGCTGCTGCGCGCGCAGAACCTCCAGGGCAGCGTGGCGGGCCTGAGCCTGAGCGTGCCGCAGTTCGCCGGGGACCTGCCCGACAGCGGCGCGTTCACGGCGGGCGGGCGCGTCCTGACCGGCGGCACCGTCGGGTCGGGCGGCACGCTGAACGTGGCCGGGCAGCTCACGCTGGGCCGCCTGAGCGGCACCCGCGTGACCTTCGCGGGCCTGCTGGCGCCGCAGCCGCTGGGCGCCCTGCCGGACAGCTCGGTGACCCTCGCGCAGCAGCCCGACGGCCGCTGGACGCTGGACGCGCAGAGCCGCAGCACCACCGCGGCCAGCGGCACGGGCACCCTGAGCCTCACCGGGACGCTCTCGCCCAGGTGGGACCTGAGTCTCGCCGCGCGGAACTACAACCTGCCGCTGGCGATCATCTACGGCCGCGAGAGTGCCCTGAACGCCGACCTGCGCGCCGTGGACGACGGCAGCGTCATCCGCGTGACCGGCGCGGCCGACTTCGCGCGGCTGGTGCTGGGCCGCGTGAACGCCCCCGCCACCATCCCCGCGCCCGGCCAGAACAAGGTGGACGCCGCCACGGGCCGCACCACCGACAACTTCGTGAGTCCCCTGCCCGAGGAATTCACGACCTTCCCGCAGCCGCAGCAGGACCCGGCGGCCCGCCCAGCGCGGCCCTTCCTGCAGCGGCTGGTGTTCGAGGACATTCCCATCCGCGCGGCGAACGGCATCCGCATCGACGAGAACCTCGTCCGGGCCGAGTTCACGGGCAGCCTGACGCTTGCGGGCAGCGGCGACCGCCCGCGCCTGAGTGGCGGGGTCCGCTCGCAGCGCGGCTTCGTGTACCTGCGTGAGAACGAGTTCGCGCTGCAGGACAGCAGTGTCACGTTCAGCGGCGACAACCTCTACCCGCGCTTCAGCGTGCAGGCCAGCGGCACCGTCACCGCCGTCACCACCCGCCAGCGCGTGCCGGTCACGCTGGAACTGAGCGGCGAGTTCGTCACGCGCAGCGGCTCGCCGGTCCTGGACCTGACGACCACGCTGCGCTGCACCGCCGAGGGCAGCAGCTGCGCTGACCCCGACACCGGACTGCCCTACGGCGAGGCGGAACTGTACGCGCTGGTCGCCACCGGCGTCCCGAACCTCGCGGCGCTGCCCAGCAACCTGGGCGCGCTGGGGTCCAGCGCCATCCAGACGGCGCTGAACGTGTTCGTGCTGGGCGAGTTCGAGCGGACCATCGCCAACGCGTTCGGCCTGGACGTGTTCCGCCTGACCCCGCAGCTGAGCGTCGAGGACGGCACCGTGGGTGCCACGATCACGCTCGGGTCGTACCTGACCCGCGACCTGTACCTGCAGTACCAGGTGGACCTGAACGGCGAGGGCCTGATCAACGCCGAGTACACCGCGCCCGACAGCCGCTTCACGTTCAAGGTCAGCACGCCCCTGAAGGGCCTGAACCTCCAGTCGATCCGCCCGACCTTCAGCGTCGGGTACAACGTGAACGACCGGACCAACGTGAACTTCGGCGTGGAGAACGGCGAACGCGGCGCCGTGTTCCGCTTCGGGGTGCGCTACCTGTTCGGGCGGTAA
- a CDS encoding acylphosphatase, whose translation MRLTALITGTVQGVGYRRYVQRYARDLNLAGYAENLSDGRVEVVAEGHKDDLARLLHWLRRGPPHARVQDVQTQQSEATGLKDFHLY comes from the coding sequence ATGCGCCTGACCGCCCTCATCACCGGTACCGTGCAGGGTGTCGGCTACCGACGCTACGTGCAACGCTACGCCCGCGACCTGAACCTCGCCGGGTACGCCGAGAACCTCAGCGACGGCCGCGTCGAGGTCGTCGCCGAAGGGCACAAGGACGACCTCGCGCGGCTGCTGCATTGGCTGCGGCGCGGCCCGCCCCACGCCCGCGTGCAGGACGTCCAGACCCAGCAGAGCGAGGCCACCGGCCTGAAGGACTTCCACCTGTACTGA